One window of the Fundidesulfovibrio putealis DSM 16056 genome contains the following:
- a CDS encoding Nif3-like dinuclear metal center hexameric protein: MNIREIFGLIEQAAPPHMAASWDRCGVQVASVTTAASRLAVALDPTPNILAEALEWGAQVVLTHHPLGKTPRLPDRVDAHHAALKLLLSHDAWLFAAHTSLDCAPGGPASWLADELGLMQRAIVDPQGDTPRIMSIYKEVATDGFNGLVFPDELDVDRMHFDRDALRHAPQAFSCPEPQWPAMRKILADCPDVSSMAGAIRLKEPAEPYGYGLIGRLAQPLGWDEFLKALWKAVPRSFFTMIGQQPETVRTVAYCTGSGSSCAPLAFAKGADVFLTGDVTHHPALDLAPLGLTVDVGHRVLEEEMMRRFADSLAGQTKDRDLEVRFFASADPMRAVIRP, from the coding sequence ATGAACATACGCGAAATCTTTGGCCTCATCGAACAGGCCGCCCCGCCGCACATGGCCGCCTCCTGGGACCGTTGCGGCGTGCAGGTGGCCTCTGTCACCACCGCCGCCTCCAGGCTGGCCGTGGCCCTGGACCCAACCCCCAACATCCTGGCCGAGGCGCTCGAATGGGGCGCGCAGGTGGTGCTCACCCATCATCCGCTGGGCAAGACCCCTCGACTGCCGGACCGCGTCGACGCGCACCACGCGGCCCTCAAGCTGCTCCTGTCGCACGACGCCTGGCTCTTCGCGGCCCACACCTCCCTGGACTGCGCCCCTGGCGGCCCTGCCTCCTGGCTGGCCGACGAACTGGGCCTGATGCAGCGCGCCATCGTCGACCCGCAGGGCGACACGCCGCGCATCATGAGCATCTACAAGGAAGTGGCCACCGACGGCTTCAACGGCCTGGTCTTCCCGGACGAGCTCGACGTGGACCGCATGCATTTCGACCGCGACGCCCTGCGCCACGCCCCGCAGGCCTTCTCCTGTCCGGAGCCGCAGTGGCCCGCCATGCGAAAGATCCTGGCCGACTGCCCCGACGTGTCCTCCATGGCCGGAGCCATCCGCCTGAAGGAACCCGCCGAGCCCTACGGCTACGGCCTGATCGGCAGGCTCGCGCAGCCCCTGGGCTGGGATGAGTTCCTGAAGGCGCTGTGGAAGGCCGTGCCGCGCTCGTTCTTCACCATGATCGGCCAGCAGCCCGAGACCGTTCGCACCGTGGCCTACTGCACGGGGTCAGGCTCGTCCTGCGCGCCCCTGGCCTTCGCCAAGGGAGCCGACGTGTTCCTGACCGGCGACGTGACCCATCACCCGGCCCTGGATCTGGCCCCGCTGGGCCTGACCGTCGACGTGGGACACCGGGTGCTGGAGGAAGAGATGATGCGCCGGTTCGCGGATTCGCTTGCAGGACAGACAAAGGACCGGGACCTTGAGGTGCGCTTCTTCGCCAGCGCCGACCCCATGCGGGCGGTTATAAGGCCCTAG
- a CDS encoding NAD(P)/FAD-dependent oxidoreductase, with translation MEKTKCLIVGGGPAGLSAAIYTARAGLDTLVLGCAPKIEGDYDIDNYFGFETTISGRDLIERGRRQAARFGADIRCEKVLGIHHGDLGGFKIKTDKGEYQACAVILATGVSRTKPKIPGIADYEGKGVSYCVSCDGYFYKGKPVVVLGEGVFAANQALELLNYTPNVSICTQGKAPTIPAEFLARLDAAGVSVTTDTITALSGQPGLSAVTFGSTETRAVDGLFIAMGEASSTDFAYTLGVARNGQFLSVDSEMKTNIEGVFAAGDCTGGFLQIAVAVGEGALAAKSAISWLKEKCPKG, from the coding sequence ATGGAAAAGACCAAATGTCTGATAGTTGGCGGGGGGCCTGCGGGGCTTTCCGCCGCCATTTATACGGCCAGGGCCGGCCTTGACACCCTGGTCCTGGGGTGCGCCCCCAAGATCGAGGGCGACTACGACATCGACAACTATTTCGGCTTCGAGACCACCATCTCCGGGCGCGACCTGATCGAGCGCGGACGCCGCCAGGCCGCGCGCTTCGGGGCGGACATCCGCTGCGAGAAGGTGCTGGGCATCCATCACGGCGACCTGGGCGGCTTCAAGATAAAAACCGACAAGGGCGAATACCAGGCCTGCGCGGTCATCCTGGCCACCGGCGTCAGCCGCACCAAACCCAAGATCCCCGGCATCGCGGATTACGAAGGCAAAGGTGTGTCCTACTGCGTGTCCTGCGACGGCTATTTCTACAAGGGGAAGCCCGTCGTGGTGCTGGGCGAAGGCGTGTTCGCCGCCAACCAGGCCCTGGAGCTCCTGAACTACACCCCCAACGTGAGCATCTGCACCCAGGGCAAGGCCCCCACAATCCCGGCGGAATTCCTGGCGCGCCTTGACGCGGCGGGCGTGTCCGTGACCACCGACACCATCACCGCTCTCTCCGGCCAGCCCGGCTTAAGCGCCGTGACCTTCGGCAGCACCGAAACCCGCGCCGTGGACGGGCTGTTCATCGCCATGGGCGAGGCGTCCTCCACCGACTTCGCCTACACTCTGGGCGTTGCCCGCAACGGCCAGTTCCTCTCGGTGGACAGCGAGATGAAGACCAATATCGAGGGCGTTTTCGCGGCAGGGGACTGCACCGGCGGCTTCCTCCAGATCGCGGTGGCAGTGGGCGAAGGCGCGCTGGCCGCCAAGTCGGCCATCAGCTGGCTCAAGGAAAAATGCCCGAAGGGATAA
- a CDS encoding HAD family hydrolase, whose amino-acid sequence MASEVTTLFLDVGGVLLTNGWDRKGRRAAAETFGLDLDEMDERHHLTFDTYEEGKLSLDSYLDRVVFHAPRPFTRDDFRKFMFSCSQPLPGMIELVKALKKRHNLRVTVVSNEGRELTEHRIRAFGLNAFVDSFVASCFVHIRKPDTDIYTLALDVSQVRPQEVAYLDDRAMFVEVARSLQITGILHTDLETTRAKLSALGLSS is encoded by the coding sequence ATGGCATCGGAGGTCACCACTCTTTTCCTGGATGTGGGCGGGGTGCTGCTCACCAACGGCTGGGACCGCAAAGGCCGCCGGGCCGCAGCCGAGACCTTCGGACTTGACCTGGACGAAATGGACGAGCGCCATCACCTGACCTTCGACACCTACGAGGAAGGCAAGCTGAGCCTGGACAGCTACCTGGACCGGGTGGTGTTCCACGCGCCGCGCCCCTTCACGCGCGACGACTTCCGCAAGTTCATGTTCTCGTGCTCGCAGCCTCTGCCGGGGATGATCGAATTGGTGAAAGCGCTCAAGAAGCGCCATAATCTCCGGGTAACCGTGGTGAGCAACGAGGGGCGGGAGCTGACCGAGCACCGCATCCGGGCCTTCGGCCTGAACGCGTTCGTGGACAGCTTCGTGGCCTCCTGCTTCGTGCACATCAGAAAGCCCGACACGGACATCTACACCCTGGCCCTGGATGTCTCACAGGTGCGACCGCAGGAGGTGGCCTACCTGGACGACAGGGCCATGTTCGTGGAAGTGGCGCGTTCGCTCCAGATCACGGGCATCCTGCACACGGACCTGGAAACCACCCGCGCAAAGCTTTCCGCCCTGGGGCTTTCGTCCTGA